Proteins co-encoded in one Ziziphus jujuba cultivar Dongzao chromosome 9, ASM3175591v1 genomic window:
- the LOC125424136 gene encoding E3 ubiquitin-protein ligase MBR2, with the protein MQGQGSSIGSFPETIDIAHGSVSNSAGTSQQTTLNNILNPVESRLSHYLATGEVRINARNHDMQSFTSSGEPSGSTLQNETVDDGIKIEHGWPTSYSSGSGIGPVSEERRLEPSNIIFPGRACMGNIGNQVRNESSFFQGSSSSHVHQNMNRNAGYIGSSGNSGQGLAASIGPNLYKSGGLPTDQTSRSSVSSDIIGSSSGSSGRIVGEHDVGSGSFGNWGLSCKRKALEGTSGQSYTGGSSSSFPQAESSSWHAGPAHNNPSSTLRLSMPSCNYSSGSTPEQQNLRTGIAIRAVTSDAFPSSSVTGNSESMTRHFGRDFDTGPQEESVPFNLSSVGTARRSSLCSPHQSPRAAPFNDSLDLRSTTVVAANSGASQSQSHAMHMPGFSGNMHPFPWNGASSSRVGSISTFLSGERGTELREEANLRSIPRNSAENTTFLPATEIRNSAQDPTSWSLASGNASTSIGIPSSSRIASSSSNPPLPSPAWLPHHNSPPHDHQRLSEFAPWSLFPSVDSQPRGRTGHLNPLPPGPSSPSQDTIMSSGPNNQSHRQHLRSAFLMERHGDDVLNMPHSLRALAADIEGRRRLISEIRQVLNAMRRGENLRVEDYMLFDPFIYHGMAEMHDRHRDMRLDVDNMSYEELLALEERIGDVSTGLSEEIILKLMKQRKYVLIRTNSPPDMEPCCICQEEYDGGDDIGTLECGHDFHTNCIKQWLMQKNLCPICKTTGLLNMKED; encoded by the exons atgcAAGGGCAAGGGAGTAGCATTGGTTCTTTTCCAGAAACCATTGATATTGCGCATGGATCTGTTTCCAATAGTGCTGGCACGAGTCAGCAAACTACTTTAAATAACATTCTAAATCCAGTAGAAAGCCGGTTGTCACATTATTTGGCTACTGGTGAGGTGCGTATAAATGCTAGAAATCATGATATGCAGAGCTTCACTAGTTCTGGCGAGCCTTCGGGATCAACTCTACAAAACGAGACTGTTGATGATGGGATAAAGATAGAACATGGTTGGCCAACTTCGTACAGTTCTGGTTCTGGGATTGGTCCTGTATCAGAAGAAAGGCGACTTGAGCCAAGTAATATCATTTTTCCTGGGAGGGCTTGTATGGGTAACATTGGCAATCAGGTTAGAAACGAATCATCCTTTTTTCAGGGTTCCAGCTCTAGTCATGTCCATCAAAACATGAATCGAAATGCTGGATATATTGGAAGTAGTGGTAATAGTGGGCAGGGATTGGCCGCTAGCATTGGCCCAAATCTCTACAAGTCAGGTGGACTACCAACGGATCAGACATCTCGTTCTAGTGTTTCATCTGATATTATTGGGTCTTCATCTGGAAGCTCTGGTCGTATAGTGGGGGAGCATGATGTTGGCTCAGGATCCTTTGGAAACTGGGGCTTATCCTGCAAGAGAAAGGCCCTTGAAGGTACTTCTGGTCAGTCTTATACTGGAGGAAGTTCTAGCTCCTTTCCACAAGCTGAAAGTAGTTCATGGCATGCTGGTCCAGCCCATAATAATCCTTCTAGCACTTTGCGTTTGTCTATGCCGTCATGTAATTATTCCAGTGGAAGTACTCCAGAGCAGCAGAACCTAAGAACTGGGATTGCTATAAGAGCAGTTACTTCAGATGCCTTTCCTTCTTCTAGTGTTACTGGAAACTCAGAAAGTATGACGAGGCATTTTGGTCGGGACTTTGACACTGGGCCACAAGAGGAATCTGTACCATTCAATTTATCATCAGTAGGGACTGCAAGGCGTTCTAGTCTTTGTTCTCCTCATCAATCACCTAGAGCTGCTCCATTTAATGATTCCTTGGATTTGAGATCAACCACAGTTGTTGCAGCCAATTCAGGTGCTTCTCAAAGTCAGTCTCATGCTATGCATATGCCTGGTTTCTCGGGAAacatgcatccgtttccttggAATGGGGCTTCCAGCTCAAGAGTTGGGAGCATTTCTACTTTTTTATCTGGAGAAAGAGGCACTGAATTACGAGAAGAAGCAAACTTAAGAAGCATTCCAAGAAATAGTGCAGAGAACACCACGTTTCTACCTGCAACTGAGATTCGGAATTCAGCACAAGATCCAACAAGTTGGAGTTTGGCCTCTGGAAATGCAAGCACATCTATAGGAATTCCTTCCTCGTCAAGGATTGCCTCCAGTTCCAGCAATCCTCCTTTGCCTAGTCCTGCGTGGCTTCCTCACCACAACTCCCCACCACACGATCATCAAAGATTATCAGAGTTTGCACCCTGGTCCTTGTTTCCCTCTGTTGATTCTCAACCCAGAGGTCGTACTGGTCATTTGAACCCATTACCTCCAGGACCTTCTTCTCCATCACAAGATACTATAATGTCTTCTGGACCTAATAACCAGAGCCATCGACAACACCTCAGGTCAGCATTCTTGATGGAGAGACATGGTGATGATGTTCTTAATATGCCTCATTCATTAAGGGCTTTAGCTGCTGATATTGAAGGGAGACGCAGGCTAATATCTGAG ATTCGACAAGTCTTGAATGCTATGCGTAGGGGTGAAAACTTAAGAGTTGAG GATTATATGCTCTTTGATCCATTCATATATCATGGTATGGCCGAAATGCATGACAGGCACAGAGATATGCGCCTTGATGTTGACAATATGTCTTATGAG GAACTTTTGGCATTGGAGGAACGCATAGGAGATGTTAGCACTGGATTGAGCGAGGAGATCATTCTGAAGTTGATGAAACAGCGAAAATATGTATTGATTAGAACAAATTCCCCACCAGACATGGAACCGTGCTGTATCTGTCAG GAGGAATATGATGGTGGAGATGATATTGGAACACTAGAATGTGGGCATGACTTCCACACCAACTGCATCAAACAATGGCTCATGCAGAAGAATCTCTGCCCTATCTGTAAGACTACAGGATTGCTGAACATGAAAGAAGACTGA